The Methanoculleus marisnigri JR1 genome window below encodes:
- the mcrG gene encoding coenzyme-B sulfoethylthiotransferase subunit gamma, with translation MAYKPQYGPGTSIVAANRRKQMDPKQKLEKVRSVTDEDIVLILGHRAPGSAYPTAHPPLAEQQEVNCPMRKLVKPTEGAKAGDRVRYIQFADSMFNAPSQPYQRTYTEMYRFRGIDPGTLSGRQIVECRERDLEKYAKDLIETEMFDPALVGIRGATVHGHSLRLAEDGMMFDMLQRNVLGEDGIVKYVKNQIGEPLDRAVAVGKPMDEKWLKAHTTIYHSLVGTSYRDDTEYIEYVQRIHSLRTKYGFMPKEE, from the coding sequence ATGGCATACAAGCCCCAGTACGGTCCCGGGACATCGATTGTCGCCGCGAACCGGCGCAAACAGATGGACCCCAAACAGAAGCTTGAGAAGGTTCGTTCAGTAACGGATGAGGACATTGTGCTGATCCTCGGCCACCGCGCTCCCGGATCGGCATACCCGACGGCTCACCCCCCGCTCGCCGAGCAGCAGGAAGTCAACTGCCCGATGCGCAAGCTCGTCAAGCCCACCGAAGGTGCGAAGGCCGGCGACCGCGTCCGCTACATTCAGTTCGCGGACTCGATGTTCAACGCCCCCTCGCAGCCCTACCAGCGGACCTACACCGAGATGTACCGCTTCCGCGGTATCGACCCCGGTACGCTCTCCGGTCGTCAGATCGTCGAGTGCCGCGAGCGTGACCTCGAGAAATACGCGAAGGATCTCATCGAGACCGAGATGTTCGACCCCGCTCTCGTCGGCATCCGCGGTGCGACCGTGCACGGTCACTCGCTCCGTCTCGCTGAAGACGGCATGATGTTCGACATGCTCCAGAGGAACGTCCTCGGCGAGGATGGTATCGTCAAGTACGTCAAGAACCAGATCGGCGAGCCCCTCGACCGTGCGGTTGCCGTTGGCAAGCCCATGGACGAGAAGTGGCTCAAGGCCCACACGACGATCTACCACTCGCTCGTAGGAACCTCGTACCGTGACGACACCGAGTACATCGAATACGTCCAGCGGATCCACTCGCTGAGAACGAAATACGGCTTCATGCCGAAAGAGGAGTGA
- a CDS encoding alpha-amylase family glycosyl hydrolase, producing MNTHTPRHPALYEVNARVLLRHLGREAGRRLTLDDIPDSRLAELAGCGFSWVYLMGAWETGEAGRRVSRSNEQWLAGYRCLLPDLSEEDICGSPFAVAGYFLHPDLGEPEALPRFRERLHRYGIRLMLDFVPNHTAPDHPWVQDRPDYYVHGTEEELARRPQEFVRVNLPGGPAVLAHGRDPYSGGWPDTLQLDYGNPAMQEAMTAELRRVAGQCDGLRCDMAMLVLPEIFRRTWGRETEPFWPRAIEGVHKEHPGFTFVAEVYWDLEWTLQQQGFDYTYDKRLYDRLRNGAARPVREHFWADPEYQKRSVRFLENHDENRAAAVFPPDRHRAAAVLAFLCPGLRFIHRGQVSGRHKKVSVHLCRGPEEPADPAIEEFYRRLFACLRLPAFRDGEWRLLDCTPAWEGNPSHDGYVAFAWEREEQRFLVAVNYAPDRGQCYVPLPWADLTGKAVRLRDLIGEARYDRDGEGLLSPGLYLDLPGWGRHVFEVAGE from the coding sequence ATGAACACCCATACCCCACGCCACCCCGCCCTCTACGAGGTCAACGCCCGCGTCCTGCTCCGCCACCTCGGCAGAGAGGCCGGGCGCCGCCTCACGCTCGACGACATCCCCGATTCCCGGCTCGCGGAACTGGCCGGGTGCGGCTTCTCCTGGGTCTACCTCATGGGAGCCTGGGAGACCGGGGAGGCCGGGCGCCGGGTCTCCCGCTCGAACGAGCAATGGCTCGCCGGGTACCGGTGTCTGCTCCCCGATCTTAGCGAGGAGGATATCTGCGGCTCCCCCTTTGCCGTTGCCGGCTATTTCCTCCACCCCGACCTCGGGGAGCCGGAGGCACTCCCCCGGTTCCGCGAGCGCCTGCACCGGTACGGGATCCGCCTGATGCTCGACTTCGTCCCGAACCACACCGCACCCGACCACCCCTGGGTGCAGGATCGCCCGGACTACTACGTTCACGGCACGGAGGAGGAACTCGCCCGCCGACCGCAGGAGTTCGTCCGGGTGAACCTTCCCGGCGGCCCGGCCGTCCTCGCCCACGGCCGGGACCCCTACTCCGGCGGCTGGCCCGACACCCTGCAGCTCGATTACGGCAATCCGGCCATGCAGGAGGCAATGACCGCCGAACTGCGGAGGGTCGCGGGGCAGTGCGACGGCCTCCGGTGCGACATGGCGATGCTCGTCCTCCCGGAGATCTTCCGGCGGACCTGGGGGCGGGAGACGGAACCCTTCTGGCCCCGCGCAATCGAAGGCGTCCACAAAGAGCACCCGGGGTTTACCTTTGTGGCGGAGGTTTACTGGGACCTCGAGTGGACGCTCCAGCAGCAGGGATTCGACTACACCTACGACAAGCGCCTCTACGACCGGCTCCGAAACGGGGCAGCCCGGCCGGTGCGGGAGCATTTTTGGGCGGATCCTGAATACCAGAAAAGATCCGTCAGGTTCCTCGAGAACCACGACGAGAACCGGGCGGCGGCGGTCTTCCCGCCCGACCGCCACCGGGCAGCCGCCGTCCTCGCCTTCCTCTGCCCGGGTCTTCGGTTCATTCACCGGGGGCAGGTTTCCGGGCGGCACAAGAAGGTCTCCGTCCACCTCTGCCGGGGCCCGGAGGAGCCGGCCGACCCGGCCATAGAAGAGTTCTACCGGCGGCTTTTTGCCTGCCTGCGCCTGCCGGCGTTCCGGGACGGAGAGTGGCGGCTCCTCGACTGCACCCCCGCATGGGAGGGGAACCCCTCCCACGACGGATATGTCGCCTTCGCCTGGGAGAGGGAGGAGCAGCGCTTCCTCGTCGCCGTCAACTACGCCCCCGACCGGGGCCAGTGTTACGTCCCGCTCCCCTGGGCGGACCTCACGGGGAAGGCGGTCCGGCTCCGCGATCTCATCGGGGAGGCACGGTATGACCGGGACGGCGAGGGGCTCCTCTCTCCCGGACTCTACCTGGACCTCCCCGGGTGGGGCCGCCACGTCTTCGAGGTCGCGGGAGAGTGA
- the mcrD gene encoding methyl-coenzyme M reductase operon protein D, translated as MTNAAFPQLRIVPVRMLKPETAERLLNMLACVAGIRRMMIHGPGLPKVVPYGPARGSPNPHSDRRAIRVADAEIALRVQVGMVILEVEDASVIEEVRSLCDGFFVEFPYLLQEGRFMKTAPTLVDYAKYGPDADTSLVGLTDPRNGEKPVVIRTEQCGA; from the coding sequence ATGACGAACGCCGCATTTCCGCAACTCAGGATTGTGCCCGTACGGATGCTCAAGCCTGAGACAGCAGAACGCCTGCTCAATATGCTTGCCTGCGTCGCCGGCATCCGCCGAATGATGATTCACGGGCCCGGCCTGCCGAAGGTTGTCCCTTACGGGCCGGCACGGGGGAGCCCGAACCCTCACTCCGACCGCAGAGCGATCCGCGTCGCCGACGCCGAGATTGCGCTGCGCGTCCAGGTGGGCATGGTCATCCTGGAGGTCGAGGACGCTTCCGTCATCGAGGAGGTTCGGTCGCTCTGCGACGGCTTCTTTGTGGAGTTCCCCTACCTGCTCCAGGAAGGCAGGTTCATGAAGACCGCCCCGACGCTCGTGGACTACGCGAAATATGGGCCGGACGCCGATACATCGCTCGTCGGTCTCACGGATCCCCGGAATGGGGAGAAACCGGTGGTTATCCGGACGGAACAGTGTGGCGCATAA
- a CDS encoding MerR family transcriptional regulator, with the protein MPVDQIPIGTFSRITHLSQKALRLYDERGLLVPAARDICTGYRYYTYDQIERGIRIRNLLWLGFGLSEVEAILEARERGDAAMIQEHFARRLAENEREAGRLHAIAGALRKQQQDPFNGGFSMSITEPVIKDIPTVRALSLRERGIYQETIPRMIRELFTYVCPEDGRQPAARIAGPIMFICHDEEYRETDADIEVAVPITGSVSLDGTAVEVVNLPGGRFLSVLHTGPYPGVGKAYERLFSYMNEHRLVPSGPSRELYLNDPAEVPEEELLTEVQSPVKDLPPSP; encoded by the coding sequence ATGCCCGTCGATCAGATCCCTATCGGCACGTTCTCGCGAATCACGCACCTGTCGCAGAAAGCGCTCCGCCTCTACGACGAGCGGGGGCTCCTCGTCCCCGCGGCAAGAGACATCTGCACGGGGTACCGCTACTATACTTACGACCAGATTGAGCGGGGCATCCGTATCCGAAACCTGCTCTGGCTCGGGTTCGGCCTCTCCGAGGTGGAGGCCATCCTCGAGGCACGGGAACGTGGCGATGCCGCGATGATCCAGGAACACTTTGCACGGCGTCTCGCTGAGAACGAACGGGAGGCCGGCCGGCTGCATGCGATTGCAGGGGCCCTGCGCAAACAGCAGCAGGACCCGTTCAACGGAGGATTCAGTATGTCGATTACCGAACCTGTTATCAAGGATATCCCCACCGTGCGGGCGCTCAGCCTCAGGGAGCGGGGTATCTACCAGGAAACGATCCCGAGAATGATCCGGGAACTCTTCACGTACGTCTGTCCTGAAGACGGACGGCAGCCGGCTGCAAGGATCGCCGGGCCGATCATGTTCATCTGCCATGACGAGGAGTACCGGGAGACAGACGCGGACATCGAGGTGGCGGTCCCGATCACAGGGTCCGTCAGCCTCGACGGAACCGCCGTCGAGGTCGTGAACCTTCCGGGCGGCCGGTTCCTCTCGGTACTCCACACGGGCCCCTACCCCGGGGTCGGGAAGGCATACGAGCGGCTCTTTTCCTACATGAACGAGCACCGCCTCGTGCCGTCCGGCCCCTCGCGTGAACTCTATCTCAACGACCCCGCCGAGGTGCCGGAGGAGGAACTCCTGACCGAGGTCCAGTCCCCGGTAAAAGACCTTCCCCCGTCCCCCTGA
- the dinB gene encoding DNA polymerase IV encodes MTTGSRIVLHVDMDSFFASIEVRRDPSLAGRPVIVGADPKGGAGRGVVSTCSYEARRYGVHSGMPISRAFDLCPHGVYLPVDRPFYASVSVEIMALLSRHAGRIEQVSIDEAYLDVSDAGSFPAAGALAAAIKREVREETGLTCSVGVAPGKAVAKIASDFQKPDGLTIVRPDEVAGFLASLPVGRIPGIGKKTGEDLRQAGILTVGDLARRDVQEVIARLGRSGVRVHHLARGIDDGEVQGREGCKSISRETTFEADTADPPVLAGTLAELADDVAETLRADNLRCRTVTVKVRYRGFQTHTRSRTLPRFTSDPETIRRAASGLLLPFLNGEPVRLIGVRLSMLEGGCTRQASIDEFFS; translated from the coding sequence GTGACAACCGGCAGCCGCATCGTCCTGCACGTGGACATGGATAGTTTCTTCGCCTCCATCGAGGTCCGCCGCGACCCGTCCCTTGCCGGGAGGCCGGTGATCGTGGGCGCCGACCCGAAGGGAGGAGCGGGCCGCGGGGTCGTGAGCACCTGCTCGTATGAGGCCCGTCGCTACGGGGTGCATTCCGGCATGCCGATCTCCCGGGCATTCGACCTCTGCCCGCACGGCGTTTACCTCCCGGTGGATCGCCCGTTCTACGCCAGCGTCTCGGTAGAGATCATGGCGCTCCTCTCCCGGCACGCCGGGCGCATCGAGCAGGTGAGCATCGACGAAGCCTACCTCGACGTCAGCGATGCCGGGAGTTTCCCCGCGGCGGGAGCGCTTGCCGCCGCGATCAAGCGGGAGGTCCGGGAAGAGACCGGGCTCACCTGCTCGGTTGGGGTCGCTCCGGGCAAGGCGGTGGCGAAGATCGCCTCCGACTTCCAGAAGCCGGATGGACTGACGATCGTCCGCCCGGACGAGGTCGCCGGGTTCCTTGCCTCCCTGCCGGTAGGGAGGATCCCCGGGATCGGAAAGAAGACCGGTGAAGACCTCCGGCAGGCGGGCATCCTGACCGTCGGTGACCTTGCACGCCGCGATGTCCAGGAGGTCATCGCCCGTCTGGGGAGATCCGGCGTCCGGGTGCACCACCTCGCCCGGGGCATCGACGACGGCGAGGTTCAGGGCAGGGAGGGGTGCAAATCCATCTCCCGGGAGACGACGTTTGAAGCGGACACCGCCGACCCACCCGTCCTCGCGGGAACCCTCGCAGAACTTGCGGATGATGTCGCGGAGACGCTTCGCGCCGATAACCTCCGGTGCCGGACCGTCACCGTTAAGGTCCGGTACCGCGGCTTTCAGACGCATACCCGGTCGCGGACGCTCCCGCGGTTCACCAGTGACCCGGAGACGATCCGGCGGGCCGCATCCGGCCTGCTCCTGCCGTTCCTCAACGGGGAACCCGTCCGCCTTATCGGGGTCAGGCTCTCGATGCTCGAGGGCGGGTGCACCCGGCAGGCGTCGATCGATGAGTTCTTCTCCTGA
- a CDS encoding tetratricopeptide repeat protein yields MSGVSITERLFGRSEPEGREGACTDSTVSRKAVSLAQQGRFPEAIDCFDRVLESDPANVKMWNNKGVFLDLLGRDQDALDCWEKALSIDPEFAPAWVSRGMLHRRRNRLEEALACYDRAVELNPDSAVAWYNRSGVFVAMHRMDDAVACYERVLAIDPHFVAAWTDLGYAHFLGHRHEEAIACYDRAVADDPGSVRVWSLKGGALYALGEYRKALECFDKVLSIDPKYAAGWSMKCSVLYHLGMYRHALACADKALEINPTCELTGQVRKMLLSLIQKW; encoded by the coding sequence ATGTCCGGCGTGAGCATTACAGAGAGACTCTTCGGCAGGAGCGAACCCGAAGGCCGGGAAGGCGCCTGCACCGATTCCACAGTGAGCAGAAAAGCCGTCTCCCTTGCGCAGCAAGGGCGGTTTCCCGAGGCAATCGATTGTTTCGACCGGGTACTCGAATCCGACCCGGCAAACGTGAAGATGTGGAACAACAAAGGGGTCTTTCTCGATCTCCTCGGTAGGGACCAGGATGCACTGGACTGCTGGGAGAAGGCGCTCTCGATCGATCCCGAGTTTGCTCCCGCCTGGGTCTCCCGGGGGATGCTGCACCGGCGCCGCAACCGGCTCGAGGAGGCGCTCGCCTGCTACGACCGGGCGGTGGAACTCAACCCGGACTCTGCGGTCGCCTGGTACAACCGGAGCGGCGTTTTCGTCGCGATGCACCGGATGGATGATGCGGTCGCCTGCTACGAGCGCGTTCTCGCGATCGATCCCCACTTCGTGGCGGCCTGGACGGATCTCGGCTACGCTCACTTCCTCGGGCACCGGCACGAGGAGGCAATCGCCTGTTACGACCGTGCCGTCGCCGACGATCCCGGAAGCGTTCGGGTCTGGAGCCTAAAGGGCGGCGCCCTGTACGCGCTCGGGGAGTACCGGAAAGCGCTCGAGTGCTTCGATAAGGTGCTCTCGATCGACCCGAAGTACGCCGCCGGGTGGAGCATGAAGTGCAGCGTCCTCTACCACCTCGGGATGTACCGGCACGCGCTTGCGTGCGCCGATAAAGCGCTCGAGATAAATCCCACCTGCGAGCTGACCGGACAGGTCAGAAAGATGCTTCTCTCTCTTATCCAGAAGTGGTGA
- a CDS encoding NAD(P)/FAD-dependent oxidoreductase, translated as MKGRPEYDAVVVGGGPAGSTAACLLAEAGHSVALLERRTYPRNKVCGGCLSQKTVRFLDRVFSLPVPALRQAGLLDFTGTGYALYIGSRRILTEDLDEPVYFTGRERYDAFLAKMAARAGAEVHTGAEAAGIDHARRTVTTSDGDRYSARVIIGADGVHSRVRRTLPQSVVDRKRWQNNLGWTLELAIPRREAETLVNEDGPIRLDDGLATPHLILAACRWGYGWVFPNREAIIVGIGGLLSANGGNLRDTFEAFLKSVGLSAFAARKPAGYLLPLGNYIPSPAHEGTVLVGDAGGFTGPLLGEGIFYAHRTAELAAHAADRHLTAGAPLAATYTALLRRRLIPELRAETALRNFVYRCLDARMHAPLAAFMRATNTLVIDAVQGTRSFRGFLRDDDLHSAIW; from the coding sequence ATGAAGGGTCGGCCCGAATACGATGCGGTCGTCGTCGGCGGCGGACCCGCCGGGAGCACCGCCGCCTGCCTGCTCGCGGAGGCCGGACACAGCGTGGCGCTCCTCGAGCGGCGGACATATCCGCGGAACAAGGTCTGCGGAGGGTGCCTCAGCCAGAAGACCGTCCGGTTTCTCGACCGGGTCTTTTCCCTCCCGGTTCCCGCGCTCCGGCAGGCAGGGCTGCTCGACTTCACCGGGACGGGGTACGCGCTCTACATCGGGAGCCGCCGCATCCTCACCGAAGACCTTGATGAACCGGTCTACTTCACCGGCAGGGAACGCTACGACGCTTTTCTTGCAAAGATGGCGGCACGGGCAGGGGCGGAAGTCCACACGGGCGCGGAAGCGGCAGGGATCGACCACGCCCGCCGGACCGTCACGACGTCGGACGGCGACCGGTATTCCGCCCGGGTCATCATCGGGGCGGACGGGGTTCACAGCCGGGTCAGACGCACCCTCCCACAGAGCGTCGTCGACAGGAAGCGGTGGCAAAACAACCTCGGGTGGACGCTGGAACTTGCGATCCCCCGCAGGGAGGCGGAGACGCTCGTAAACGAGGACGGGCCGATCCGCCTGGATGACGGCCTCGCCACGCCTCACCTGATCCTTGCCGCCTGCCGGTGGGGCTACGGGTGGGTCTTCCCGAACAGGGAGGCGATCATCGTGGGGATCGGGGGGCTGTTATCGGCAAACGGTGGCAATCTCCGCGATACGTTCGAAGCGTTCCTCAAGTCCGTCGGGCTCTCCGCGTTCGCTGCCCGGAAACCGGCTGGATACCTCCTGCCGCTCGGGAACTACATCCCCTCCCCGGCCCACGAGGGGACGGTTCTCGTCGGCGACGCAGGCGGGTTTACGGGCCCGCTCCTCGGGGAGGGGATCTTCTACGCCCACCGGACGGCGGAACTTGCCGCCCACGCCGCCGACCGCCACCTTACCGCCGGAGCACCGCTCGCCGCGACCTATACCGCCCTCCTCCGCCGGCGCCTCATCCCCGAACTGCGGGCGGAGACAGCGCTCCGGAACTTCGTCTACCGCTGCCTCGACGCCCGGATGCATGCACCGCTCGCGGCGTTCATGCGGGCGACGAACACCCTGGTCATCGACGCGGTGCAGGGCACCCGGTCGTTTCGGGGTTTTTTGCGTGACGACGACCTCCATTCCGCTATCTGGTAA
- the mcrA gene encoding coenzyme-B sulfoethylthiotransferase subunit alpha: MAKIERSQKLFLKALKEKFQGQDVESETAEFYNFNGVRQSPRKMEFMKASRAVEMDRGISMYDPERCHLGGIPMGQRQLMTYEVSGTGVFVEGDDLHFVNNSAMQQMWDDIRRTVIVGMDLAHQTLQKRLGKEVTPETINEYLHILNHAMPGGAVVQEHMVETHPGLVDDCYVKVFTGDQELADDIEPQFLLNIEKLFPAKQAEELKAEVGKSMYQAIHIPTAVSRTCDGGTTSRWSAMQIGMSFIAAYRMCAGEAAVADLSYAAKHAGVVQMGSILPARRARGPNEPGGIKFGLFSDIIQANRKYPNDPAKASLEVVGAGTMLYDQIWLGSYMSGGVGFTQYATAAYTDNILDEFTYYGMDYAKDKYKVDWKNPSPSDKVKPTQEIVNDLATEVTLNAMEQYEQFPTMMEDHFGGSQRAGVIAAASGLTTSITTGNSNAGLNGWYLSMLLHKDGWSRLGFFGYDLQDQCGSANSLSMVSDRGLMGELRGPNYPNYAMNVGHQGEYAAIVGGSHYGRGDAFCYSPLVKVCFADPSLRFDFAEPRREFAKGAIREFMPAGERSLIIPAR, from the coding sequence ATGGCAAAGATTGAAAGATCCCAGAAGCTCTTCCTGAAGGCTCTCAAGGAGAAGTTCCAGGGTCAGGACGTCGAGTCCGAGACCGCTGAGTTCTACAACTTCAACGGCGTCCGCCAGTCCCCCCGTAAGATGGAGTTCATGAAGGCAAGCCGCGCCGTCGAGATGGACCGGGGTATCTCCATGTATGACCCCGAGCGCTGCCACCTGGGCGGTATCCCGATGGGCCAGCGCCAGCTGATGACCTACGAGGTCTCCGGCACCGGCGTCTTCGTGGAGGGCGACGACCTGCACTTCGTCAACAACTCTGCAATGCAGCAGATGTGGGATGACATCAGGAGAACCGTCATCGTCGGGATGGACCTCGCCCACCAGACACTGCAGAAGCGTCTCGGTAAGGAAGTTACCCCCGAGACGATCAACGAGTACCTCCACATCCTGAACCACGCGATGCCCGGCGGCGCCGTCGTCCAGGAGCACATGGTCGAGACCCACCCCGGCCTCGTCGATGACTGTTACGTCAAGGTCTTCACCGGCGACCAGGAGCTCGCAGATGACATCGAGCCCCAGTTCCTGCTGAACATCGAGAAGCTCTTCCCCGCGAAGCAGGCCGAGGAACTCAAGGCCGAAGTCGGCAAGAGCATGTACCAGGCGATCCACATCCCGACCGCGGTCTCCAGGACCTGCGACGGTGGAACGACCTCCCGGTGGTCTGCGATGCAGATCGGTATGTCCTTCATCGCTGCGTACCGGATGTGCGCCGGTGAAGCGGCCGTCGCCGACCTCTCCTACGCTGCAAAGCACGCAGGCGTCGTCCAGATGGGATCGATCCTGCCCGCCCGGCGTGCCCGTGGCCCGAACGAGCCCGGCGGTATCAAGTTCGGTCTCTTCAGCGACATCATCCAGGCGAACCGCAAGTACCCCAACGACCCCGCAAAGGCCTCCCTTGAGGTCGTCGGCGCCGGAACCATGCTCTACGACCAGATCTGGCTCGGCTCCTACATGTCCGGCGGCGTCGGCTTCACCCAGTACGCAACCGCGGCCTACACCGACAACATCCTCGACGAGTTCACCTACTACGGTATGGACTACGCCAAGGACAAGTACAAGGTCGACTGGAAGAACCCGAGCCCGAGCGACAAGGTCAAGCCGACCCAGGAGATCGTCAACGATCTCGCAACCGAGGTCACCCTCAACGCCATGGAGCAGTACGAGCAGTTCCCGACCATGATGGAGGACCACTTCGGCGGGTCCCAGCGTGCCGGTGTCATCGCCGCCGCGTCCGGTCTCACGACCTCCATCACGACCGGCAACTCGAACGCCGGCTTAAACGGCTGGTACCTCTCCATGCTCCTGCACAAGGACGGATGGTCGCGTCTCGGCTTCTTCGGCTACGACCTGCAGGACCAGTGCGGTTCCGCGAACTCCCTCTCCATGGTCTCCGACCGTGGTCTGATGGGCGAACTGCGTGGTCCGAACTACCCGAACTACGCGATGAACGTCGGACACCAGGGCGAGTACGCCGCCATCGTCGGTGGTTCCCACTACGGCCGCGGCGATGCGTTCTGCTACAGCCCGCTCGTCAAGGTCTGCTTCGCCGACCCGAGCCTGAGGTTCGACTTCGCCGAGCCCCGCCGCGAGTTCGCGAAGGGTGCAATCCGCGAGTTCATGCCCGCCGGCGAGCGTTCGCTCATCATCCCGGCGCGGTAA
- a CDS encoding KOW domain-containing RNA-binding protein — protein sequence MDAEFRGETAGYDDRVEFRFVPDTDEPGAYSATYTIERDVSWGTTIETRENVQYEDISRADPIEVVVPREAPSDGVALEIEIRNSAGDVLHRSRTSVAPATPVPTPS from the coding sequence ATGGATGCGGAGTTCCGGGGCGAGACCGCCGGTTACGACGACCGTGTGGAGTTCCGGTTCGTCCCGGACACCGATGAACCGGGAGCCTACAGCGCTACCTATACGATCGAGCGGGACGTCTCGTGGGGAACGACGATCGAGACCCGCGAGAACGTGCAGTACGAGGATATCTCCCGCGCCGACCCCATCGAGGTTGTCGTCCCACGCGAGGCCCCCTCGGACGGGGTAGCGCTTGAGATCGAGATCCGGAACTCTGCAGGTGACGTCCTGCACCGGAGCCGGACGTCCGTAGCCCCCGCGACACCCGTCCCGACACCGTCGTGA
- a CDS encoding SDH family Clp fold serine proteinase has translation MPDLWTVLLAAVILLLFAVPVVQQQVTRARRLRAIQDLEAGRRTRVVALIHRQERIGFLGIPLFRYIDINDSEEVLRAIRLTAPEMPIDLILHTPGGLILSSEQIAMALRRHKGKVTVFVPHYAMSGGTLICLAADEVVMDENAVLGPVDPRIGEYPAASLLRVPRLKPPEEIDDETFVLVDIAAKAQTQMREFVADLLRERMDAGRADSLARLLSGGTWTHDYPITFEQARELGLPVTSGMPAGIYRLMDLFPQAMPRRPSVAYVPIPYREEKKR, from the coding sequence ATGCCCGACCTCTGGACGGTGCTCCTCGCCGCCGTCATTCTCCTCCTCTTCGCGGTGCCGGTCGTCCAGCAGCAGGTGACCCGGGCCCGCCGCCTGCGGGCGATCCAGGATCTCGAAGCCGGGCGCCGGACCCGGGTCGTCGCCCTCATCCACCGGCAGGAGCGGATCGGCTTTCTGGGCATCCCGCTCTTTCGCTACATCGACATCAACGACTCCGAAGAGGTCCTCCGGGCGATCCGGCTCACCGCCCCGGAGATGCCGATCGACCTCATCCTTCACACCCCCGGCGGCCTGATCCTCTCGTCGGAGCAGATCGCGATGGCGCTCCGGCGGCATAAGGGGAAGGTGACGGTCTTCGTCCCGCACTACGCCATGTCGGGCGGGACGCTCATCTGCCTTGCGGCGGACGAGGTGGTGATGGACGAGAACGCCGTGCTCGGCCCGGTCGACCCCCGGATCGGGGAGTACCCGGCGGCTTCGCTCCTGCGTGTCCCGCGCCTGAAGCCCCCGGAGGAGATCGATGACGAGACGTTCGTCCTGGTCGACATCGCGGCGAAGGCCCAGACCCAGATGCGGGAGTTCGTGGCCGATCTCCTCCGGGAACGGATGGACGCCGGGCGTGCGGACAGCCTCGCGCGCCTGCTCTCCGGAGGAACGTGGACGCACGACTACCCGATCACCTTCGAGCAGGCCCGGGAACTCGGGCTCCCCGTCACTTCAGGCATGCCCGCCGGGATCTACCGGCTGATGGACCTCTTTCCCCAGGCGATGCCCCGCCGCCCGTCGGTAGCCTACGTCCCGATCCCCTACCGGGAGGAGAAGAAAAGATGA
- a CDS encoding HNH endonuclease, which translates to MRDGTVVYCERFEIPIRARDKYTLRRWKETRSGVLERDGNRCTVCGGEQDLHIHHIDRDPTNDVPSNLVTLCDICHARVHTELRREGGIGRVARVLPAARRRLE; encoded by the coding sequence GTGAGGGACGGAACCGTCGTCTACTGTGAACGGTTCGAGATCCCCATCCGGGCGCGGGACAAGTATACCCTGCGGCGATGGAAGGAGACGCGTAGCGGTGTGCTTGAGCGCGACGGGAACAGGTGCACCGTCTGCGGCGGAGAGCAGGATCTCCATATCCACCATATCGACCGCGATCCCACGAACGATGTTCCGTCAAACCTCGTCACGCTCTGCGATATCTGCCATGCCCGGGTACATACCGAGCTCCGCCGCGAGGGCGGGATCGGACGGGTGGCGCGGGTGCTTCCGGCGGCGCGGCGTCGTTTGGAGTGA